One genomic window of Canis lupus baileyi chromosome 24, mCanLup2.hap1, whole genome shotgun sequence includes the following:
- the CKAP2 gene encoding cytoskeleton-associated protein 2 isoform X4 produces MSGPAVPQELRLPPSQSTQPAFREQKQKLKERMLQRKTFFAYKQENHISSSTGQKVMNSEGQIQEETKVLKFKTKMAGKENVSRLPVNKNNITMGKNCIPLRPSNELANLTMIIDTHNLEDNNHTRQSVPIEDGPQSQHMTLSQMFHLKNNSKKKQISTEKPKQDANMPKKLVLGSYNGQIVQSKINSFRKPLPVRDESSVATKKLSATIPKAPEPLPADTSSFTVRSHRAPNVMTTTRPVSTASQDRRLVRPPIRSHCNSAQDPVKQGIRRSLTIRKGPQEKELLQLNTVSSSAKTSSQDVERKTTVSRSLMSKIVARPASSFNTRLIQKSKSIDPCRHSVAKATIDRSIHPKETAEERKARLSEWKASKRKMIKRPPSSGVTQSEPEGRNEKSSGSFWTTMVEEDEQRLFTEKVNKTFSECLNLINEGCPKEEILVILNDLIKDIPDAKKLVKYWICLARIEPLTSPIENIITIYEKAILAGAQPIEEMRHVIADILTMKSQEKVKYACWISQDVSGENVEACATKEYIQDVSSEDIGVNLESGKPETEKKPRNVVFQDDEKKQDDKTKYLTNDVKTPSAETGGSCLIKYNVSTTPYLQSIKKKIQFDNTDSTFKELKFLTPVRRSQRIQEKTSKLPDMLKDHYPCVSSLEQLTELGGETDVFVCRPNTALCPMYSETGTAQEK; encoded by the exons ATGAGCGGCCCAGCCGTGCCCCAGGAGCTGCGGCTGCCCCCGAGCCAGAGCACTCAGCCCGCGTTCAGAG aacaaaaacaaaaactcaaggAACGGATGTTACAAAGAAAAACGTTTTTTGCATATAAACAGGAAAATCAtatatccag tagtaCAGGCCAGAAAGTGATGAACTCTGAAGGCCAGATCCAGGAAGAGACAAAAGttctgaaattcaaaacaaaaatg GCTGGTAAAGAAAATGTCAGTAGACTTCCTgtgaacaaaaataatataactatGGGGAAAAATTGTATTCCTTTAAGACCTTCTAATGAATTAGCCAATTTAACAATGATAATTGACACACATAATTTGGAGGATAATAATCACACAAGACAGTCGGTACCAATTGAAGATGGCCCTCAAAGTCAACACATGACATTGAGCCAAATGTTTCATCttaaaaacaacagtaaaaagaaacaaatatctaCAGAAAAACCAAAGCAAGATGCTAACATGCCTAAGAAGCTTGTGCTTGGGTCTTACAATGGTCAAATTGTTCAATCTAAGATTAATTCATTTAGAAAGCCCCTACCAGTCAGAGATGAGAGTTCTGTAGCAACAAAGAAACTTTCAGCTACTATCCCTAAAGCCCCAGAGCCTCTGCCCGCAGACACCAGCAGTTTCACAGTGAGAAGTCACAGAGCCCCAAACGTGATGACCACCACTCGACCTGTGAGCACTGCCTCTCAGGACAGACGGCTGGTGCGGCCTCCTATCAGAAGTCACTGCAACAGTGCTCAGGACCCTGTGAAACAAGGCATCAGGAGAAGTCTTACAATCCGGAAAGGGCCTCAGGAGAAGGAATTACTGCAATTAAACACAGTTTCATCTAGTGCCAAAACCAGTTCtcaggatgtggagagaaagacGACAGTGTCAAGAAGCCTGATGTCCAAAATTGTAGCCAGACCTGCTTCATCTTTTAACACCAGACTGATCCAGAAGTCAAAAAGCATTGACCCTTGCAGACACTCTGTAGCAAAAGCAACTATTGATAGATCAATTCATCCCAAAGAAACAGCAGAAGAGAGAAA AGCTCGTCTGAGTGAGTGGAAAgctagcaaaagaaaaatgataaaaagaccTCCTAGCTCAGGAGTTACCCAGTCTGAGCCCGAAGGGCGAAATGAAAAATCATCTGGGTCCTTCTGGACTACCATGGTAGAAGAAGATGAGCAAAGATTATTTACTGAAAAAGTGAACAAGACATTTTCTGAATGCCTAAATCTGATTAATGAG GGATgcccaaaagaagaaatattagtCATACTCAATGACCTGATTAAAGATATTCCAGATGCTAAAAAACTTGTTAAATATTGGATATGCCTTGCACGTATTGAACCACTCACAAGTCCTATTGAAAATATCATCACAATCTATGAGAAAGCTATTTTGGCAGGGGCTCAG ccTATCGAAGAAATGCGACATGTAATTGCAGATATTTTAACAATGAAGAGTCAAGAAAAAGTCAAATAtg CTTGCTGGATTTCTCAAGATGTCTCAG GAGAAAATGTTGAGGCTTGTGCAACCAAGGAATACATCCAGGATGTCAGCAGTGAAGATATAGGTGTTAATCTAGAGTCAGGAAAACCAGAAACGGAAAAGAAACCTAGAAATGTGGTATTTCAAGATgatgaaaaaaagcaagatgacaaaacaaaatatctaACCAATGATGTTAAAACCCCCAGTGCAGAAACTGGAGGGAGTTGCTTAATTAAATATAATGTGTCTACTACACCATACCTACAAAG tataaaaaagaagatacagtTTGACAATACAGATTCTACATTTAAAGAGCTAAAGTTTCTAACACCAGTTAGACGTTCTCAACGTATTCAAGAGAAAACTTCTAAATTGCCAGATATGTTAAAAGACCATTATCCATGTGTGTCTTCACTGGAGCAGTTAACAGAGTTGGGAGGTGAAACTGATGTTTTTGTATGCCGTCCTAACACAGCCCTATGCCCGATGTACTCAGAGACTGGAACAGcacaagagaaataa
- the CKAP2 gene encoding cytoskeleton-associated protein 2 isoform X12, with translation MRYRMHCAMPGIWREPHSTGQKVMNSEGQIQEETKVLKFKTKMAGKENVSRLPVNKNNITMGKNCIPLRPSNELANLTMIIDTHNLEDNNHTRQSVPIEDGPQSQHMTLSQMFHLKNNSKKKQISTEKPKQDANMPKKLVLGSYNGQIVQSKINSFRKPLPVRDESSVATKKLSATIPKAPEPLPADTSSFTVRSHRAPNVMTTTRPVSTASQDRRLVRPPIRSHCNSAQDPVKQGIRRSLTIRKGPQEKELLQLNTVSSSAKTSSQDVERKTTVSRSLMSKIVARPASSFNTRLIQKSKSIDPCRHSVAKATIDRSIHPKETAEERKARLSEWKASKRKMIKRPPSSGVTQSEPEGRNEKSSGSFWTTMVEEDEQRLFTEKVNKTFSECLNLINEGCPKEEILVILNDLIKDIPDAKKLVKYWICLARIEPLTSPIENIITIYEKAILAGAQPIEEMRHVIADILTMKSQEKVKYACWISQDVSGENVEACATKEYIQDVSSEDIGVNLESGKPETEKKPRNVVFQDDEKKQDDKTKYLTNDVKTPSAETGGSCLIKYNVSTTPYLQSIKKKIQFDNTDSTFKELKFLTPVRRSQRIQEKTSKLPDMLKDHYPCVSSLEQLTELGGETDVFVCRPNTALCPMYSETGTAQEK, from the exons atgagatacagaaTGCATTGTGCTATGCCTGGTATATGGAGAGAACCCCA tagtaCAGGCCAGAAAGTGATGAACTCTGAAGGCCAGATCCAGGAAGAGACAAAAGttctgaaattcaaaacaaaaatg GCTGGTAAAGAAAATGTCAGTAGACTTCCTgtgaacaaaaataatataactatGGGGAAAAATTGTATTCCTTTAAGACCTTCTAATGAATTAGCCAATTTAACAATGATAATTGACACACATAATTTGGAGGATAATAATCACACAAGACAGTCGGTACCAATTGAAGATGGCCCTCAAAGTCAACACATGACATTGAGCCAAATGTTTCATCttaaaaacaacagtaaaaagaaacaaatatctaCAGAAAAACCAAAGCAAGATGCTAACATGCCTAAGAAGCTTGTGCTTGGGTCTTACAATGGTCAAATTGTTCAATCTAAGATTAATTCATTTAGAAAGCCCCTACCAGTCAGAGATGAGAGTTCTGTAGCAACAAAGAAACTTTCAGCTACTATCCCTAAAGCCCCAGAGCCTCTGCCCGCAGACACCAGCAGTTTCACAGTGAGAAGTCACAGAGCCCCAAACGTGATGACCACCACTCGACCTGTGAGCACTGCCTCTCAGGACAGACGGCTGGTGCGGCCTCCTATCAGAAGTCACTGCAACAGTGCTCAGGACCCTGTGAAACAAGGCATCAGGAGAAGTCTTACAATCCGGAAAGGGCCTCAGGAGAAGGAATTACTGCAATTAAACACAGTTTCATCTAGTGCCAAAACCAGTTCtcaggatgtggagagaaagacGACAGTGTCAAGAAGCCTGATGTCCAAAATTGTAGCCAGACCTGCTTCATCTTTTAACACCAGACTGATCCAGAAGTCAAAAAGCATTGACCCTTGCAGACACTCTGTAGCAAAAGCAACTATTGATAGATCAATTCATCCCAAAGAAACAGCAGAAGAGAGAAA AGCTCGTCTGAGTGAGTGGAAAgctagcaaaagaaaaatgataaaaagaccTCCTAGCTCAGGAGTTACCCAGTCTGAGCCCGAAGGGCGAAATGAAAAATCATCTGGGTCCTTCTGGACTACCATGGTAGAAGAAGATGAGCAAAGATTATTTACTGAAAAAGTGAACAAGACATTTTCTGAATGCCTAAATCTGATTAATGAG GGATgcccaaaagaagaaatattagtCATACTCAATGACCTGATTAAAGATATTCCAGATGCTAAAAAACTTGTTAAATATTGGATATGCCTTGCACGTATTGAACCACTCACAAGTCCTATTGAAAATATCATCACAATCTATGAGAAAGCTATTTTGGCAGGGGCTCAG ccTATCGAAGAAATGCGACATGTAATTGCAGATATTTTAACAATGAAGAGTCAAGAAAAAGTCAAATAtg CTTGCTGGATTTCTCAAGATGTCTCAG GAGAAAATGTTGAGGCTTGTGCAACCAAGGAATACATCCAGGATGTCAGCAGTGAAGATATAGGTGTTAATCTAGAGTCAGGAAAACCAGAAACGGAAAAGAAACCTAGAAATGTGGTATTTCAAGATgatgaaaaaaagcaagatgacaaaacaaaatatctaACCAATGATGTTAAAACCCCCAGTGCAGAAACTGGAGGGAGTTGCTTAATTAAATATAATGTGTCTACTACACCATACCTACAAAG tataaaaaagaagatacagtTTGACAATACAGATTCTACATTTAAAGAGCTAAAGTTTCTAACACCAGTTAGACGTTCTCAACGTATTCAAGAGAAAACTTCTAAATTGCCAGATATGTTAAAAGACCATTATCCATGTGTGTCTTCACTGGAGCAGTTAACAGAGTTGGGAGGTGAAACTGATGTTTTTGTATGCCGTCCTAACACAGCCCTATGCCCGATGTACTCAGAGACTGGAACAGcacaagagaaataa